Proteins co-encoded in one bacterium genomic window:
- a CDS encoding aminotransferase class I/II-fold pyridoxal phosphate-dependent enzyme, which yields MTNRLAKTVVDLPPSGIRRFFDLVAARPQVISLGVGEPDFVTPWSIREAGIFSLEKGATSYTGNRGLPECLDAIAAYLSGRFGAEYSRDELLITVGASQAIDIALRAILDPGEEVVVIDPSYVCYEALIRLAGGVPVPVAVDPKRDYCPDPAAIRAAVTDRTKAIFLNYPNNPSGATYSKELLEQIAAIARGRDLLVISDEIYAELTYEGEHVCFPTLPGMRDRTILVSGFSKAFAMTGWRLGYIAAPAELVAGMLKIHQYAMLCAPITAQMAAIDALGRVNTDVREMRDSYSRRRRILADGLNEAGLPTPMPRGAFYCFADVRETGLDDVEFCEQLLEAQEVAMVPGSAFGAGGRGFVRGSFATAEPLLVEAGRRIGKFTATLK from the coding sequence ATGACAAACCGACTTGCAAAGACTGTTGTAGATTTGCCGCCTTCCGGTATTCGCCGCTTCTTCGACCTGGTGGCCGCGCGCCCCCAGGTGATTTCGCTCGGTGTCGGCGAGCCCGATTTCGTGACTCCCTGGTCGATTCGAGAGGCCGGCATCTTCTCGCTCGAGAAGGGCGCAACCAGCTACACGGGGAATCGTGGCCTCCCGGAGTGCCTGGACGCGATCGCTGCCTACCTGAGCGGCCGGTTTGGCGCAGAATACTCGCGGGACGAGCTTCTGATCACCGTCGGCGCCAGTCAGGCCATCGACATCGCGCTTCGGGCGATTCTCGACCCCGGCGAGGAAGTCGTCGTGATCGATCCCAGCTATGTATGCTACGAGGCGCTGATTCGCCTGGCCGGCGGTGTGCCTGTTCCCGTGGCCGTGGATCCGAAGCGCGACTACTGCCCCGATCCCGCTGCCATTCGCGCCGCCGTGACGGATCGCACCAAGGCGATCTTTCTCAATTACCCAAACAATCCGTCCGGGGCGACCTATTCCAAGGAACTGCTTGAGCAAATCGCCGCCATCGCGCGCGGCCGGGATTTGCTCGTGATCAGCGATGAGATTTACGCCGAACTCACCTACGAGGGCGAACACGTTTGCTTCCCAACGCTGCCGGGCATGCGAGATCGCACGATTCTCGTCTCCGGCTTCTCGAAGGCCTTTGCCATGACCGGTTGGCGGCTGGGATACATCGCTGCCCCGGCGGAACTCGTCGCGGGTATGCTGAAGATTCACCAGTACGCCATGTTGTGCGCCCCGATCACGGCCCAGATGGCGGCGATTGATGCGCTGGGTCGCGTGAACACCGATGTACGAGAGATGCGCGACAGCTACTCGCGTCGTCGTCGCATCCTTGCCGACGGGCTGAACGAAGCAGGTCTGCCCACCCCCATGCCGCGCGGAGCGTTCTACTGCTTCGCGGATGTGCGCGAGACGGGTCTGGACGACGTGGAGTTCTGCGAGCAGCTGCTCGAGGCCCAGGAAGTCGCCATGGTGCCGGGATCGGCTTTCGGCGCCGGCGGACGCGGATTCGTGCGCGGCAGCTTCGCGACAGCGGAGCCGCTTCTCGTCGAAGCCGGCCGTCGAATCGGGAAATTCACCGCAACGCTGAAGTAG
- a CDS encoding Lrp/AsnC family transcriptional regulator, which produces MLERIIKLLHENARLSEEEIAQRVGAKPEEVARLLEEAESGGLIKGYRVITADEAQPDDRVVGMVEVGLSPERDRGFDRIAERIARFPEVLSCTLMSGTYDLLVTVNGSDLRSVAAFVSERLATIEGVRSTRTHFVLKRYKEDGVLLFKDSVPERLPISP; this is translated from the coding sequence ATGCTGGAACGCATCATCAAACTGCTTCACGAGAATGCTCGATTGAGCGAGGAAGAGATCGCCCAGCGTGTGGGGGCCAAGCCCGAGGAAGTCGCCCGCCTGCTGGAAGAGGCCGAATCCGGGGGTCTGATCAAGGGTTATCGCGTCATCACGGCAGATGAGGCCCAGCCCGACGATCGCGTTGTCGGCATGGTCGAAGTCGGCCTCTCGCCCGAGCGCGATCGCGGCTTCGACCGCATTGCAGAGCGCATCGCTCGCTTTCCCGAGGTGCTCTCCTGTACGCTGATGAGCGGGACCTACGATCTGCTCGTGACGGTCAACGGCAGCGATCTCCGCAGCGTCGCCGCCTTCGTCAGCGAGCGCCTCGCCACAATCGAGGGAGTGCGGTCGACGCGGACGCATTTTGTGCTCAAGCGCTATAAGGAAGACGGAGTCCTGCTGTTCAAGGACTCCGTGCCGGAACGCCTTCCGATCTCGCCCTGA
- a CDS encoding insulinase family protein, translated as MRSRRFAPLWMGVLLLLGVAAAPAQKISDNLVVHQLDNGMMFLIYPREGAPVFSTVITFDVGGSDEQLGQTGIAHMFEHMAFKGTPKIGTNDYEAEKAIMAEMDVVEDEAQAELQKLEPNQERLDELRARLAELQEEQSQYIVKDEFDAIYTQAGGTGLNASTGWDATNYYISLPSNKLELWFWMESERAKHPVLREFYSERDVVVEERRMRTDNDPDGKMFEVFSSVLYDAHPYGQPIIGWPTDVRNLTTEMAREFRAERYGPKAAVAAIVGDVDPDEVIALAEKYFADWDAPGKPHRVPTKEPVKNGERRIELQSDAQPKMYIGWNKPGIPTREDAAFSLLDSIISYGRSSRLMKKLVLEDHMASEIYSFIGPGSKYDNAFIIGFSPLPPYTIFDVEQAVYEELDRIAEEGVTEREIEKVLNQYDAYNLRGLRSNNGLARRLASSYTLYKDPYAIEKELELLRSITPEEIQQVVKEYLTPERRVVVYRTGESETAEGQADGMEAMQ; from the coding sequence ATGAGAAGCAGACGATTTGCCCCGCTTTGGATGGGGGTGCTTCTGCTGCTGGGGGTCGCCGCGGCACCCGCGCAGAAGATTTCCGACAACCTGGTTGTCCACCAACTGGACAACGGAATGATGTTCCTGATTTACCCGCGCGAGGGCGCACCGGTGTTCAGCACGGTAATCACCTTCGACGTGGGCGGCTCGGACGAGCAGCTCGGCCAGACCGGCATCGCTCACATGTTCGAACACATGGCGTTCAAGGGAACGCCGAAAATCGGCACGAACGACTACGAAGCCGAGAAGGCCATCATGGCCGAGATGGATGTCGTGGAGGACGAGGCCCAGGCGGAACTGCAGAAGCTGGAGCCGAACCAGGAGCGACTCGACGAGTTGCGCGCACGGCTGGCCGAACTGCAGGAAGAGCAGAGCCAGTACATCGTGAAAGACGAGTTCGATGCGATCTACACGCAGGCCGGCGGAACGGGCCTGAACGCATCGACGGGTTGGGACGCCACGAACTACTACATCTCGCTTCCATCCAACAAGCTGGAGCTGTGGTTCTGGATGGAGAGCGAACGCGCCAAGCACCCGGTGCTCCGCGAGTTCTACAGCGAACGCGACGTCGTCGTCGAAGAGCGCCGCATGCGCACCGACAACGATCCCGACGGCAAGATGTTTGAAGTCTTCAGCTCTGTGCTGTACGACGCGCATCCCTACGGCCAGCCCATCATCGGATGGCCGACGGATGTTCGCAATCTGACGACTGAGATGGCTCGCGAGTTCCGCGCAGAACGCTACGGACCGAAGGCCGCCGTTGCCGCCATCGTGGGTGACGTGGATCCGGATGAAGTCATCGCGCTGGCAGAGAAGTACTTCGCCGATTGGGATGCCCCCGGAAAGCCCCACCGCGTTCCGACCAAGGAACCCGTGAAGAACGGTGAGCGGCGAATTGAACTGCAGAGCGATGCTCAGCCAAAGATGTATATCGGATGGAACAAGCCCGGTATCCCGACGCGCGAAGACGCCGCCTTCTCGCTGCTGGATTCGATCATCAGCTACGGGCGGTCCTCGCGACTGATGAAGAAGCTGGTCCTGGAAGATCACATGGCCAGCGAGATCTACTCGTTCATCGGCCCAGGATCGAAGTACGACAACGCGTTCATCATCGGCTTCAGCCCGCTTCCACCGTACACGATTTTCGATGTGGAGCAGGCGGTTTATGAAGAGCTCGATCGCATCGCCGAAGAAGGCGTCACCGAGCGCGAAATCGAGAAGGTGTTGAATCAGTACGATGCCTACAATCTGCGCGGCCTGCGTTCGAACAACGGCTTGGCCCGTCGCCTTGCCAGCTCCTACACGCTGTACAAGGACCCGTATGCAATCGAGAAGGAACTGGAGCTCTTGCGTTCCATCACTCCGGAAGAGATTCAGCAGGTTGTGAAGGAATATCTGACTCCGGAGCGCCGCGTGGTTGTTTACCGCACAGGCGAGTCGGAAACCGCTGAAGGCCAGGCGGATGGAATGGAGGCAATGCAATGA
- a CDS encoding insulinase family protein: MKMTKLIKNAGITMLMLAAVLTAACSSIPSSPSDIVSPPLEFSPPSPEIRTLSNGMRVYLLPNDELPLINGTLVIPAGELADPKAKKGLGRIVGETMRMGGTTNIPRSELDEELEFLAASVESRVSARTIKINMGALSRDTDRVLDIMADVVMHPAFPEEMITLSKESIKDEIRRRADDPMELAAYEFRQRFYGPENPFAWEPTMESLDSITRNDIVKWHRENVGPKDACIGFSGDFDPDELMQKLEKVYGNWDGSNQIEFKYPEPIKSVNPGVAVINKDLTQTTLRMGHQGVTLHHPDELTIKVYNEIFGLGGFSSRLMQEVRSNRGLAYSVGGALFDGKGGGIYIALTQTKNETARLAFDVMVDVMESMREAPVTEEELQRAKDSLRNSFVFQFDNVHEIVNRQMDLDMDDYPADYLETYLDRLDAVTAADVQRVAQELTHPDQMLTVLVGPADELESEFESLGNVTVSEPE; encoded by the coding sequence ATGAAGATGACGAAACTGATCAAGAACGCCGGCATTACAATGCTCATGCTGGCCGCGGTGCTGACGGCTGCGTGCTCCTCGATTCCGAGCAGCCCAAGCGATATCGTCTCGCCGCCGTTGGAGTTCTCTCCTCCGTCTCCTGAAATTCGTACGCTGTCGAACGGCATGCGTGTCTACTTGTTGCCGAATGATGAACTGCCTTTGATCAATGGTACGCTCGTGATCCCGGCCGGTGAACTGGCGGATCCCAAGGCCAAGAAGGGCCTCGGCCGCATCGTCGGCGAGACAATGCGCATGGGTGGCACCACGAATATTCCGCGCAGCGAACTGGATGAAGAGCTGGAGTTCCTGGCCGCTTCCGTGGAATCGCGAGTCAGCGCCCGCACGATCAAGATCAATATGGGCGCCCTGTCTCGTGACACCGATCGCGTGCTGGATATCATGGCGGACGTCGTGATGCATCCGGCGTTCCCGGAAGAGATGATCACGCTCTCCAAGGAGAGCATCAAAGACGAGATTCGCCGCCGCGCGGACGATCCGATGGAATTGGCGGCTTATGAATTCCGTCAACGCTTCTACGGCCCCGAGAATCCGTTTGCGTGGGAACCCACGATGGAATCGCTTGATTCGATCACCCGCAATGACATCGTGAAGTGGCACCGTGAAAACGTCGGCCCGAAAGACGCCTGCATTGGTTTCTCCGGCGACTTCGATCCCGACGAGTTGATGCAGAAGCTCGAAAAGGTCTATGGCAATTGGGACGGCTCGAATCAGATCGAATTCAAGTATCCCGAGCCGATCAAGTCCGTGAATCCCGGCGTTGCGGTCATCAACAAGGACCTGACGCAAACGACGCTCCGCATGGGTCACCAGGGCGTGACGCTGCACCATCCGGATGAGCTGACGATCAAGGTATACAACGAGATCTTCGGCCTTGGCGGATTCAGTTCTCGCCTGATGCAGGAAGTGCGCAGCAATCGCGGCCTTGCCTACAGCGTCGGTGGCGCATTGTTCGACGGCAAGGGCGGCGGAATCTACATCGCCCTGACACAGACGAAGAACGAGACCGCGCGACTGGCCTTCGACGTGATGGTTGATGTCATGGAGTCGATGCGCGAAGCTCCGGTGACCGAGGAGGAACTGCAGCGGGCGAAGGATTCGCTTCGCAACTCCTTCGTCTTCCAGTTCGACAACGTTCACGAAATCGTCAACCGCCAGATGGACCTGGACATGGATGACTATCCGGCGGACTACCTGGAGACGTACCTGGATCGTCTGGATGCCGTGACGGCTGCAGATGTTCAGCGCGTCGCCCAGGAACTGACGCATCCGGACCAGATGCTGACGGTCCTCGTTGGCCCCGCGGATGAGCTCGAATCCGAGTTCGAGAGCCTTGGCAATGTGACTGTGAGTGAGCCCGAATAA
- the pgsA gene encoding CDP-diacylglycerol--glycerol-3-phosphate 3-phosphatidyltransferase, with the protein MTLPNKLSLSRIFIIPFFLVALLVGGAFPEEPGFYAWFRLVALLFVIAASITDWLDGYIARKTGEVSTLGILLDPLADKLLVTSAFVAFVELQLFPSWLIIIILCREFLVTGLRTVAAKRGIVIAADRWGKHKTGWQLATIITTLVFLTAREFLRHYGMWENPLVSNWAADQIFHWTLQALLIITVILTLISGTLYLVRNRQLLEE; encoded by the coding sequence ATGACATTACCGAATAAACTTAGTCTCAGCCGCATCTTCATCATTCCGTTCTTCCTGGTCGCGCTGCTTGTTGGCGGTGCGTTCCCCGAGGAGCCTGGCTTCTATGCCTGGTTTCGGCTCGTGGCCTTACTGTTTGTGATCGCCGCGTCGATCACGGATTGGCTGGACGGCTACATTGCAAGGAAGACGGGTGAGGTTTCGACGCTCGGAATCCTATTGGATCCGCTCGCGGACAAGCTCCTCGTCACGTCTGCATTCGTGGCTTTCGTGGAACTTCAGCTCTTTCCCTCGTGGTTGATCATCATCATCCTCTGCCGCGAGTTCCTCGTCACCGGTCTGCGGACTGTCGCCGCGAAGAGAGGCATTGTGATTGCCGCCGATCGTTGGGGCAAACACAAGACCGGGTGGCAGCTTGCGACGATCATCACGACGCTCGTCTTCCTGACGGCGCGCGAGTTTTTGCGGCACTACGGCATGTGGGAGAATCCGCTGGTCAGCAATTGGGCCGCGGACCAGATCTTCCACTGGACCTTGCAGGCACTGCTGATCATTACGGTCATCCTGACCTTGATATCCGGTACGCTTTATCTGGTAAGGAATCGCCAACTGCTCGAGGAGTGA
- a CDS encoding aminomethyltransferase family protein, with protein sequence MAGRRTPLGSWHEAHGARFIEEGGWEIPAYYSSVEAEYDALGDSAGLIDLCHQGRFKVSGEKREEALNRLVTIDLKRLPQNRLAHCFMCNERGGIIDEVAIYKGDQFFLIHSHGGARQQVHQWLRDEMEEFDVEVADSSVTQGALDIRGPLARSILDASVLDGSPPPEPNTTSIVQIGQARCLVFNRKIGSSQSFEVYAGSLYVESVWERIYSVGSKMGLVPVGWLTLDVLRLEAGVPRYGREIDDDTTPIEIGAAMRVDFTKRKFLGKRALLHSTCGEFSRRLVTLRFDGVKIPSKGDPIEVDGTPVGFVTSGARSPRIDRAIGMGFVDALKSTVGTQLQVRIEDQTHLAVVTESALGQAT encoded by the coding sequence ATGGCTGGCCGCAGGACTCCCCTTGGCAGTTGGCATGAAGCGCACGGAGCGCGATTCATCGAAGAAGGCGGCTGGGAAATCCCCGCTTATTACAGCTCCGTGGAAGCTGAGTACGATGCGCTTGGAGACAGCGCTGGACTGATCGATCTTTGTCACCAGGGACGATTCAAAGTCAGTGGCGAAAAGCGCGAAGAAGCGCTCAATCGCCTCGTGACAATCGATCTCAAACGTCTGCCGCAGAACAGACTCGCACACTGCTTCATGTGCAACGAGCGCGGTGGCATCATCGATGAAGTCGCGATCTACAAGGGCGACCAATTCTTTCTAATTCACAGTCACGGTGGCGCTCGCCAGCAGGTGCATCAGTGGCTGCGCGACGAGATGGAGGAGTTCGACGTCGAAGTCGCCGACTCCAGCGTCACTCAGGGGGCGCTCGATATCCGAGGTCCTCTTGCGCGTTCCATTCTCGATGCATCCGTCCTCGACGGATCACCCCCACCGGAACCGAATACCACCTCTATCGTGCAAATTGGCCAGGCCCGTTGCCTTGTCTTTAACCGGAAGATCGGCAGCAGCCAGTCCTTCGAAGTCTATGCGGGTTCGCTCTACGTCGAGAGCGTGTGGGAGCGCATCTACTCGGTCGGTTCCAAGATGGGTCTTGTGCCTGTCGGTTGGTTGACATTGGACGTTCTTCGTCTCGAAGCCGGCGTGCCGCGCTATGGCCGCGAAATCGACGACGACACGACGCCGATTGAGATCGGCGCCGCGATGCGCGTGGACTTCACAAAGCGCAAGTTCCTTGGAAAGCGCGCGTTGCTCCACAGCACATGCGGCGAGTTCAGCCGGCGTCTCGTGACATTGCGCTTCGACGGCGTGAAGATCCCATCAAAGGGCGACCCCATCGAGGTTGACGGCACACCCGTTGGTTTCGTTACAAGCGGAGCGCGCAGCCCGCGAATCGATCGCGCTATCGGGATGGGATTCGTCGACGCGCTCAAATCCACCGTGGGAACACAGCTTCAGGTGCGGATCGAGGATCAGACACACCTTGCCGTTGTGACTGAGTCCGCCCTTGGACAGGCGACTTAA
- a CDS encoding cysteine desulfurase gives MATARAYFDYAATTPMDPRVSEGLCTDLAEALNPSSIHQSGQRARRLLEDARERLGSLIGANPGDIIFTSGATEAANLALRGFVDSTDRPPRVASSAIEHSCVRDTVQTLAEAGRAEVIELSVQSDGRVDLPDAPVDLLCLMHSNNETGVVQDVQMAQQWRRSTGAVWLCDASQSLGKLPIYCEELGADLVVFSSHKIYGPPGAGCLVGPLVHRLVSQLTGGPHEHERRAGTPPVALIRAFVHAAELAVGEQQERAERLRELETRLLERLSARGVAFLRNGEGECLPGFLNLSFAGFEGTDLTIALDQRGIDVSPGSACSTGVVSVSPVLEAMFPLDSERAAAGLRITMGHKTSEAEVDRLADALRDLVVPT, from the coding sequence ATGGCAACCGCACGCGCATACTTCGATTACGCGGCCACCACGCCGATGGATCCGCGAGTTTCCGAGGGCCTCTGCACCGATCTGGCAGAGGCCCTCAATCCGTCCAGCATTCACCAATCCGGCCAGCGCGCGCGGCGTCTGCTTGAAGATGCGCGAGAGCGGCTTGGCTCTCTCATCGGCGCCAATCCCGGCGATATCATCTTCACATCCGGAGCAACGGAAGCCGCGAACCTCGCGTTGCGCGGATTCGTCGATTCGACGGATCGGCCGCCGCGAGTTGCCTCCTCTGCGATCGAACACTCCTGCGTGCGCGATACCGTGCAGACGCTCGCTGAAGCTGGCCGTGCGGAAGTCATCGAACTGTCGGTGCAATCGGACGGGCGAGTTGACTTACCCGATGCCCCTGTCGACCTGCTGTGCCTGATGCACTCGAACAACGAGACAGGCGTTGTTCAGGATGTTCAAATGGCGCAGCAGTGGCGCAGATCAACCGGCGCAGTCTGGCTGTGCGATGCCTCACAGAGCCTCGGCAAGCTGCCGATCTACTGCGAGGAGCTCGGCGCCGACCTTGTGGTCTTCTCGTCTCACAAAATATATGGACCCCCGGGAGCCGGGTGCCTGGTCGGGCCCCTGGTACATCGGCTCGTCTCCCAATTGACCGGTGGGCCGCATGAGCACGAACGCCGCGCCGGGACCCCGCCGGTGGCGCTGATTCGAGCATTCGTTCACGCAGCCGAACTGGCGGTGGGGGAGCAGCAGGAGCGTGCAGAGAGGCTGCGCGAGCTGGAGACACGCCTGTTGGAGAGACTTTCCGCTCGCGGAGTGGCCTTCCTTCGAAATGGAGAGGGCGAATGTCTGCCGGGGTTTCTGAACCTCTCCTTCGCTGGATTCGAGGGGACCGATCTGACGATCGCGCTCGATCAGCGCGGGATCGACGTTTCGCCCGGATCAGCCTGTTCCACGGGCGTCGTTTCCGTTTCGCCGGTACTGGAAGCAATGTTTCCGCTCGACAGTGAGCGTGCCGCCGCCGGATTACGCATTACAATGGGGCACAAAACCTCGGAAGCTGAAGTGGACCGGCTTGCCGATGCGCTCCGCGACCTTGTTGTGCCGACCTGA
- a CDS encoding phosphoribosylanthranilate isomerase: MTPIRVKSCCIMSVEEARLAIDAGASALGLVSAMPSGPGVIDESTISAIARMTPPGVTSFLLTSLTSGDELIAQQRRCCAGALQLCRRIDPAHYAVLREELPGIRLVQVLHVESEQSLRDAEAIAPHVDALLLDTGTPSATTPELGGTGRVHDWTISARIRESVDCPVYLAGGLNQENVAEAISIVRPFGVDVCSGVRTSGRLDPEKLRAFLAAAAQLA, encoded by the coding sequence ATGACGCCGATTCGCGTCAAGAGCTGCTGCATCATGTCGGTCGAAGAGGCTCGCCTCGCGATCGATGCGGGCGCATCGGCGCTTGGACTCGTTTCCGCGATGCCGAGTGGCCCCGGCGTGATCGACGAATCGACAATCTCCGCCATTGCGCGAATGACTCCTCCCGGCGTCACATCGTTCTTGCTGACAAGCCTGACATCCGGTGACGAACTCATTGCGCAGCAACGCCGTTGTTGCGCCGGCGCGCTGCAGCTTTGTCGACGGATCGATCCGGCGCATTATGCCGTGTTGCGTGAGGAATTGCCTGGCATTCGACTCGTGCAGGTTCTGCACGTCGAATCTGAGCAATCCTTGCGCGACGCGGAAGCAATCGCACCGCACGTCGACGCGTTGCTTCTCGACACGGGGACGCCCTCGGCGACCACCCCGGAACTCGGCGGAACCGGTCGCGTTCACGACTGGACGATCAGCGCGCGAATCCGTGAGTCGGTGGACTGTCCCGTGTATCTGGCGGGCGGCCTGAATCAGGAAAACGTGGCCGAGGCCATCTCGATCGTTCGCCCGTTCGGAGTCGACGTATGCAGCGGTGTACGGACCTCCGGCCGGCTTGATCCCGAGAAACTCCGAGCATTTCTCGCCGCGGCGGCTCAATTGGCTTGA
- a CDS encoding RsmB/NOP family class I SAM-dependent RNA methyltransferase, translating into MQRSALIDMTAELLGNFRTSGLPADRALSQFFAQKKFLGSKERRFVGDVFYHAIRHLRRIDEAIYAGLEHIARHFEKEVSRTVGFPITVSPNHLVWANPKQDPKRRRRTADNWIDRVRTTLAAHEVEPGALREEKPRLIDAWPLEKPNLPTEWIDGTIDRIGELFGKFGRESKPIDLARKHSIPEWLWALLGFGLPTREYDAAAAALNENAPTTIRINTLKTDMDAFEAALAEVELTARRGELAQNAFVFDSRLARGALPGTKDGWYEFQDEGSQRVGELIAPQAGSTVIDACAGAGGKTLHFAALMQNQGRIRAYEPSEGRRSNLLQRAADAGVSIVELIENEPSSDAPAQDELADLVLLDVPCSGMGTLRRSPELKWRTLHDVLQQRVQLQSKLLAQWSPFVKVGGRLAYVTCSLLHDENGGRVDDFLAAHPNFQRVDLGLPKDQRTRAGDMQLYPHRHGTDGFFLSVLTRRS; encoded by the coding sequence GTGCAACGTTCCGCTCTGATCGACATGACGGCCGAGCTTCTCGGCAACTTCCGGACGTCTGGCCTGCCTGCAGACCGGGCCCTGTCGCAATTCTTCGCCCAGAAGAAATTCCTGGGTTCCAAGGAGCGGAGATTCGTCGGCGATGTCTTCTATCACGCCATTCGGCACCTTCGCCGAATCGACGAAGCCATCTATGCCGGCCTGGAGCACATCGCGCGACATTTCGAAAAGGAAGTCTCCCGGACGGTCGGCTTCCCGATCACGGTGTCTCCGAATCACTTGGTCTGGGCGAATCCGAAGCAGGATCCGAAACGTCGTCGTCGCACTGCCGACAACTGGATCGATCGCGTTCGCACGACGCTGGCGGCGCATGAAGTCGAGCCCGGTGCGTTGCGTGAAGAGAAGCCGCGTCTGATCGACGCCTGGCCGCTCGAGAAGCCGAACCTTCCGACAGAGTGGATCGACGGAACGATCGATCGCATCGGCGAGTTGTTCGGCAAGTTCGGTCGCGAATCGAAGCCGATCGATCTGGCGCGCAAGCACTCGATCCCGGAGTGGTTGTGGGCTCTGCTTGGCTTCGGACTTCCGACGCGCGAGTACGATGCCGCCGCCGCGGCATTGAACGAGAATGCTCCAACAACGATCCGCATCAATACGCTGAAGACCGACATGGACGCATTCGAAGCCGCTTTGGCCGAGGTGGAACTCACGGCCCGTCGGGGCGAACTGGCGCAGAATGCATTCGTCTTCGATTCGCGCCTCGCGCGCGGTGCATTGCCCGGAACGAAGGATGGTTGGTACGAATTCCAGGATGAAGGCTCGCAGCGTGTCGGCGAACTCATCGCGCCGCAGGCCGGCTCGACCGTCATCGACGCGTGTGCCGGTGCCGGCGGCAAGACATTGCATTTCGCTGCGTTGATGCAAAACCAGGGACGCATTCGCGCCTACGAACCCTCCGAAGGGCGTCGCTCGAATCTTCTTCAGCGCGCCGCAGATGCGGGCGTCAGCATCGTAGAGTTGATCGAAAATGAACCTTCATCTGACGCGCCTGCGCAGGATGAACTGGCGGATCTTGTGCTGTTGGATGTTCCATGTTCGGGAATGGGAACGCTTCGTCGCAGTCCGGAACTCAAGTGGCGCACGCTTCACGATGTGTTGCAGCAGCGCGTGCAATTGCAGTCGAAACTGCTCGCCCAATGGAGCCCGTTCGTCAAAGTCGGCGGACGCCTCGCGTACGTTACGTGCAGTTTGTTGCATGATGAAAACGGTGGACGAGTCGATGACTTCCTGGCCGCGCACCCGAACTTCCAGCGCGTCGATCTCGGCCTTCCGAAAGATCAACGCACGCGCGCCGGCGACATGCAGCTTTATCCGCATCGCCATGGAACGGATGGTTTTTTCCTCTCAGTCCTGACAAGGCGGAGCTGA